In Aspergillus flavus chromosome 3, complete sequence, one genomic interval encodes:
- a CDS encoding YT521-B-like domain-containing protein, whose protein sequence is MTNTADNVSSSNSKPARVEPGGNPPSNPNKANSSATATQKSDIGFLQDSRPHSIHHHPEDPTYVRHNGRGLPPATLSMGGMRSALPGYRADTVVFDRRVMPQRFVPTGPGHGVVYSSMHPLPLFLETTPNMNMPVHNPFSQAYSLYSQEQQQQQQQEHMPSQHTGPGYQPLGYSSPTHLGIPPAEYGQIYYAPPTYVASHGHSAVQANVTIHLHQNCPSKNTQENFAKASTTLSKGSKSRTPESGYDVSKIIVDGSTPMRSTQTPPSAMGKQKRENYAADLMAHGSPLSRTDIHLGGTAPHPINLTRPITPRGPPRKPKQSGHALWVGNLPPGTDINELKDYFARDATKDVESVFLISKSNCAFVNYKTEVACLAALSRFHDTRFHGARLVCRLRRDSISSAPQPDSSSCSSQAENGADAIHNEQNESMLVKKIVDSTYSSPRMPNRYFIVKSLSMDDLELSRQSGIWATQAHNEGESYIQMKVEGDTKKKTADNVYLVFSANKSGEYYGYARMVSPIQEDDGLIMEMLPRPNHIQAESEDLDLTPTPATSTAPNGRIINDLARGTVFWEADSSEDEGGRKIAKSVAEVAEEVAESGFQSIGKPFRIQWLSTERVPFYRTRGLRNPWNANREIKIARDGTEIEPAVGERLVQLFHTPYVG, encoded by the exons ATGACGAACACCGCAGATAATGTTTCTTCAAGCAATTCGAAACCAGCAAGGGTAGAACCGGGTGGCAACCCACCGTCAAACCCTAACAAAGCCAACTCATCGGCAACTGCAACTCAAAAGTCTG ACATTGGGTTCTTACAGGACTCTCGACCACATAGTATACATCATCATCCCGAAGATCCTACTTATGTGAGACATAATGGCCGTGGATTGCCTCCAGCCACGCTGAGCATGGGCGGCATGAGGTCCGCGCTACCCGGCTACCGAGCCGACACTGTTGTTTTTGACCGGCGTGTGATGCCACAGCGCTTTGTGCCTACAGGGCCTGGTCATGGAGTGGTATACTCATCAATGCACCCTTTACCATTGTTCCTTGAGACAACACCGAACATGAATATGCCTGTCCATAACCCGTTCTCTCAAGCATATTCACTTTACTCacaggagcagcagcagcagcaacaacaagaacaTATGCCATCTCAGCATACTGGGCCTGGGTATCAGCCGCTAGGATACAGCTCACCAACACACTTGGGAATCCCGCCAGCCGAATACGGGCAAATTTATTATGCTCCGCCTACGTATGTGGCATCTCATGGACATAGTGCAGTTCAGGCGAATGTGACAATCCATTTACATCAAAATTGCCCATCCAAAAATACCCAAGAGAACTTTGCTAAAGCATCAACAACTCTTTCAAAAGGGTCCAAGTCTCGTACCCCAGAGTCGGGCTATGATGTCTCAAAGATTATCGTGGACGGGTCAACTCCAATGAGATCCACCCAAACTCCGCCCTCCGCGATGGGTAAGCAGAAAAGGGAGAACTATGCCGCAGATTTAATGGCTCATGGTTCCCCTTTGTCACGGACTGATATTCATTTGGGTGGTACAGCTCCACACCCAATCAACCTTACCCGCCCCATAACACCGCGAGGACCACCAAGGAAGCCAAAGCAATCTGGTCATGCTTTATGGGTTGGCAATCTACCCCCCGGGACAGATATCAATGAACTGAAAGACTACTTCGCACGGGATGCCACTAAAGATGTTGAAAGTGTCTTTCTCATATCGAAAAGTAACTGTGCCTTTGTCAATTACAAGACGGAGGTGGCCTGCCTTGCAGCACTATCGAGATTCCACGACACAAGGTTCCATGGAGCACGTCTCGTCTGTCGACTGCGTCGAGATTCGATATCTTCTGCCCCGCAGCCCGATTCATCGAGTTGTTCATCTCAAGCTGAGAACGGTGCTGACGCTATACACAACGAACAGAATGAAAGTATGCTGGTGAAAAAGATCGTTGATAGTACATATTCGAGTCCTCGAATGCCAAACAGATATTTCATTGTCAAAAGCCTGTCTATGGATGATCTCGAACTGAGTAGACAAAGTGGGATCTGGGCAACGCAGGCGCATAACGAGG GTGAGTCTTACATTCAAATGAAGGTGGAAGGCGacacaaagaagaaa ACTGCTGATAATGTCTACCTTGTCTTTTCCGCCAATAAGTCTGGCGAGTATTATGGGTACGCTCGGATGGTGTCGCCAATCCAAGAGGACGACGGCTTGATCATGGAGATGCTGCCTCGCCCCAACCACATCCAGGCCGAGTCCGAGGACTTAGATTTGACACCAACTCCAGCGACGTCCACCGCCCCAAATGGACGGATCATCAACGATCTTGCGCGGGGAACTGTGTTCTGGGAAGCAGACTCAtcggaagatgaaggcgGAAGAAAGATTGCTAAGAGCGTCGCGGAGGTAGCCGAGGAGGTAGCAGAGTCGGGCTTCCAGTCTATCGGGAAGCCGTTCCGGATCCAATGGCTTTCAACAGAACGAGTCCCTTTCTACCGCACACGTGGTTTGCGGAACCCCTGGAACGCAAACCGAGAAATCAAGATTGCCCGAGACGGCACAGAAATTGAGCCGGCTGTCGGGGAGAGGCTTGTGCAGCTATTCCACACACCTTACGTTGGGTga
- a CDS encoding putative phosphatidylinositol 4-kinase, producing the protein MDEFSASIRPSALGKLATLAVRSPESDEKSDIARISRQFQLSTSYPHDLNGVLRNQAPTSRVPMGIRELDVLIALCKASPSVDKSEHASRLVAQLSRYLPEAHSQLFRPSPFLHHIKPSPWEALTNNVTLALLSLGSESRYPLLRETVLDAVEKYLEHCAKSVQAATPFTHHDSGTDYPVTAYEAVSILSITVSLVGFLEASTKFASFWTAIEKLRIIEKMRSILSEGFKVAVETASSIVRNANMSDNILRDWRRYTRRYAADGRPLGAMLLQEGFMRFVKSCTTSLVGAHNMSEDELLDDYMSGVGIARSHDTDEIALINRTAEVIDDQIKLLEDDSDYLQLGSHLQQRLTYSVKAFAFIGYLHCVLSGRANSEDFLPWLENTLMDPNQMSCPELATATLKSIAIVARMSLNSASSGSRSLLRFIVEGGIPAGPTASVAAKCLAQVLGVMSQDAVITTLYSLGNVLSPGSGTEKAYRGQSVGDVPGHSNASASFSQVKQNSEISLLVTGEEGSIHYRNVVHAIVTIAAHSNDEKISALAQSMLLQKIGKVSASVDAYIIKETAALSLSTAQGEFHLLLKFYDRAYWDGVTKGYSNVATAVESAMAYLSVTLQRNTPLYRTYLTHLLESIVNKGDATDFENERQKDITLAPDDLSPLLKPLALLVSDRATPRNCADIADYDQDISTLFRDAWFNIAVHGISLTSAVARTHMKELRILAKHSPPLVSEDRMEMLESDVELNTILRRGMGPQRLVEQKKILITELPSRESEIKRLNYPKAVFLNAALLVESLRASSGNCTKVLSYFRDPALTTIEMASCMTTIADKVVNTYVSLTLSGRHEDFSVPFLSKELGDFLVACCHRVERVQNVAVLCANKIIKECPSALCEKDSLFALLELLTVMWQSCLEEELDEFEWKPSFTSPTGIVKVDLPDNYHFRRKTLDVFLERARAWVTAVMDIAPLDIKGLLQTYLSASEDSNGFGNISMGRSFALDMGSLISKSDQRLGKRNGSIEPYGINRVDVASEFMAQYTTRQKYRYPDTQLSKFLGWENSLCILINSTSPRINAPVLFQLKSNDVVENRLSFLYEQISLGNEVSFLEVRDWLRKAAALLCCGGDHHPSILHYLVSLPFEIFSTESINLGISLWLGAIHENPIVEPKILVEVAEAWEKTILRKKGLFDPSFDYVDPLYAKIELLPSDKALMLQKQQKAHKVLSPHSHVLQFFESHFSAIQLGNLQDQQLFCRLVDKTSVGLMQTSGHPLSRELHFRIILFGLKVLKHFSLADPASSWKLKDQLLSAALSWFRHPPRWSFGGNRLQIKAEDKVLSDVASALANVSNVACHTLGPYKSLQAKQDLLYTLLENERSRLKVWLYPLDQERKHYIPQSSGSRNFMEEATSLLRLAWVEHPGLAIQLGARFPSVKLKNDIRWLLLNFPEKVIDEPSSLEIMLGATLPADISFQLKYLLYWAPVNPTEALTYFLPAYGNHPFILQYAMKALESHSIDVRFYFVPQLVQALRYDALGYVERYIMETAKQSQLFAHQAIWNMKANSYKDEDSQIPDPLKPTLDKFMDSLIASFTHEERDFYEKEFSFFNDITGISGKLRPYIKRSKPEKKEKIEEELRKIKVEVGVYLPSNPDGVVVGIDRKSGKPLQSHAKAPYMATFRIQKTRTRFDPGGVISSFGQQTLTQDQQARLDLEQETYEVWQSAIFKVGDDCRQDMLALQMIAAFRSIFSSVGLDVWVFPYRVTSTAPGCGVIDVLPNSISRDMLGREAVNGLYDYFVSKYGGEDSIKFQEARTNFVKSMAAYSVISYLLQFKDRHNGNIMVDDAGHIIHIDFGFCFDIAPGGVRFERAPFKLTSEMVAVMSGTQHTHAHASGGNSYNPTSTQPYRWFESLVVKAFLASRPYSAKLSHIVSLMLDSGLPCFKPDTLKNFRDRFVLEKSERDAAEYMRELIRKSYMSVSTKGYDQFQLLTNGIPY; encoded by the exons ATGGACGA ATTCTCCGCATCAATCAGACCCTCCGCGCTGGGGAAGCTTGCAACGCTAGCAGTCAGATCACCGGAGAGTGATGAGAAATCAGACATTGCCCGCATCTCTCGACAGTTTCAACTTTCAACGTCTTACCCGCATGACTTGAATGGAGTTCTACGAAATCAGGCGCCAACCTCGCGGGTGCCCATG GGCATCCGAGAACTAGATGTGTTAATCGCATTATGTaaagcttctccttctgtggACAAATCCGAGCATGCCTCTAGGTTGGTTGCACAACTATCTCGGTACCTTCCTGAGGCCCACAGTCAGCTTTTCCGTCCTTCACCTTTCCTGCATCACATAAAGCCTTCCCCTTGGGAGGCACTCACCAATAATGTCACTTTGGCTCTTCTTTCATTGGGCTCCGAATCTCGATATCCATTGCTGCGAGAGACTGTTCTCGATGCTGTTGAGAAGTACCTGGAACACTGCGCCAAATCTGTTCAAGCTGCGACGCCTTTCACACATCATGATTCTGGAACAGATTATCCCGTTACGGCTTATGAAGCCGTCAGTATATTATCAATTACAGTTTCCCTGGTTGGCTTTCTGGAGGCCTCCACTAAGTTTGCTTCCTTCTGGACAGCCATCGAGAAGCTTAGGATAATCGAGAAAATGCGGTCAATATTGTCCGAGGGCTTTAAGGTTGCTGTTGAGACAGCCTCCTCTATCGTACGTAATGCAAATATGTCTGACAACATTCTTCGAGATTGGAGGAGGTACACTCGGCGTTATGCTGCCGATGGACGCCCTTTAGGAGCCATGCTGCTGCAGGAAGGATTCATGCGCTTTGTCAAATCGTGTACAACTTCACTCGTCGGAGCACATAATATGTCAGAGGATGAGTTGCTGGACGATTATATGAGTGGTGTTGGCATCGCTAGGAGCCACGATACAGACGAAATAGCTCTTATTAATCGCACGGCAGAGGTCATCGATGATCAGATCAAGCTTCTAGAGGATGATTCTGATTATCTGCAGCTTGGCTCACACTTGCAACAACGGCTGACTTATTCAGTGAAGGCGTTCGCCTTTATCGGATACCTACATTGCGTTTTGAGTGGAAGGGCAAACAGCGAAGACTTCCTTCCTTGGTTAGAGAACACCCTGATGGATCCAAATCAAATGTCATGCCCTGAGCTGGCAACGGCAACTTTGAAAAGCATAGCAATAGTTGCGCGAATGTCACTAAACAGCGCTTCTTCCGGAAGTCGCTCTCTCTTGAGGTTCATTGTCGAAGGTGGCATCCCAGCTGGGCCCACAGCTTCTGTTGCTGCGAAATGCCTTGCCCAAGTTCTTGGTGTTATGTCTCAAGACGCCGTTATTACGACTTTGTACTCACTTGGGAATGTTCTGAGTCCTGGCTCGGGCACCGAGAAGGCATATCGTGGACAGTCAGTGGGAGATGTTCCTGGCCATAGCAATGCTTCCGCCAGTTTCTCCCAAGTGAAGCAAAATAGTGAGATCTCCCTTCTTGTCACTGGTGAGGAAGGCAGTATACATTATAGAAACGTTGTTCACGCCATTGTGACGATTGCTGCCCACTCTAATGACGAAAAAATAAGCGCCTTAGCACAATCTATGCTGCTTCAAAAGATCGGTAAAGTCAGTGCTTCTGTTGATGCCTATATCATCAAGGAAACTGCTGCGTTGTCTCTGAGCACAGCTCAAGGTGAATTTCACCTTCTTCTCAAGTTCTATGACCGGGCCTACTGGGACGGAGTCACTAAGGGATATAGCAATGTTGCTACCGCAGTAGAGAGCGCAATGGCCTACCTTTCTGTCACACTGCAGAGGAACACCCCACTTTACAGGACATATTTGACGCATTTGCTAGAGAGTATCGTAAATAAGGGAGACGCGACGGATTTTGAGAATGAGCGCCAAAAAGACATCACCTTAGCTCCTGATGATCTCAGCCCCCTTTTGAAACCACTGGCGTTGCTTGTCTCCGATCGAGCCACTCCCAGAAACTGCGCGGATATTGCAGATTATGACCAGGACATATCTACTCTGTTTCGTGATGCTTGGTTCAACATTGCCGTTCACGGGATTTCACTTACGTCGGCCGTTGCTCGAACTCATATGAAGGAGTTGCGCATATTGGCAAAACATTCGCCACCCCTTGTTTCTGAAGACCGCATGGAAATGCTTGAAAGTGATGTGGAGCTTAATACAATTCTCAGGCGTGGCATGGGGCCACAGCGTCTCGTGGAACAGAAAAAAATCCTGATTACGGAGCTTCCCAGCCGTGAATCTGAGATCAAGCGCTTAAATTATCCAAAAGCAGTTTTCCTTAATGCAGCGTTGTTAGTCGAAAGCCTCCGTGCATCTTCAGGAAACTGCACAAAAGTCCTCAGTTACTTCCGGGACCCGGCCTTGACTACCATCGAAATGGCTAGCTGCATGACTACAATTGCAGACAAAGTGGTAAACACTTATGTCTCGCTGACGCTATCTGGTAGACACGAAGATTTCTCGGTCCCATTCTTGTCGAAAGAACTGGGTGATTTCCTTGTGGCTTGCTGTCATAGAGTAGAAAGAGTACAGAACGTTGCTGTACTCTGCGCTAATAAGATCATCAAAGAATGTCCATCAGCTCTATGCGAAAAAGACTCTCTCTTTGCCCTCCTCGAACTCTTGACAGTCATGTGGCAATCctgccttgaagaagaactCGATGAGTTCGAGTGGAAACCCTCGTTCACTTCACCCACGGGAATAGTCAAAGTTGACTTACCTGATAACTATCATTTTAGAAGGAAAACTTTGGATGTGTTCCTTGAACGAGCTCGGGCATGGGTCACGGCCGTGATGGATATCGCCCCACTAGATATCAAAGGTCTCCTTCAG ACCTATTTATCCGCGTCCGAAGACAGCAATGGCTTTGGCAATATTTCTATGGGTAGATCGTTTGCACTTGATATGGGATCGCTTATCTCCAAAAGCGATCAGCGGCTGGGTAAGCGCAACG GATCAATTGAGCCATATGGGATCAATAGGGTCGACGTTGCTTCTGAATTCATGGCCCAGTACACTACACGCCAAAAGTATCGATATCCAGATACGCAGTTGTCTAAATTTCTAGGATGGGAAAACAGTCTGTGTATCCTTATTAATTCAACAA GCCCCAGGATCAATGCACCTGTGCTGTTTCAGCTAAAGTCAAACGATGTTGTCGAGAATAGGCTATCCTTTTTATATGAGCAGATTAGCCTTGGCAATGAAGTTTCATTTCTGGAGGTTAGGGATTGGTTGCGAAAGGCAGCCGCTCTCTTGTGCTGTGGCGgtgatcatcatccttccaTTCTTCATTACCTCGTTTCTTTACCCTTTGAGATATTCTCGACAGAGTCTATAAACCTCGGAATCTCTCTGTGGCTGGGAGCGATCCATGAGAATCCAATTGTGGAGCCCAAGATTCTAGTTGAGGTAGCTGAGGCTTGGGAGAAGACAATCTTGCGTAAGAAGGGTCTGTTCGACCCATCCTTTGA TTACGTTGATCCATTGTACGCAAAGATTGAGCTTCTGCCTAGTGATAAGGCATTGATGCTacaaaagcaacaaaaagcCCACAAGGTTCTCTCGCCGCACTCACATGTTCTCCAGTTTTTTGAGAGCCACTTCAGTGCAATTCAGCTAGGAAATTTACAAGATCAACAACTGTTTTGTCGCCTCGTTGACAAGACATCTGTGGGCCTCATGCAAACGAGCGGGCATCCACTATCTCGGGAGCTTCACTTTCGTATCATTCTGTTTGGCCTTAAGGTCCTAAAGCATTTCAGCTTGGCGGACCCGGCCTCTTCTTGGAAGCTTAAAGACCAACTCTTGTCCGCCGCCCTGAGTTGGTTTAGACATCCGCCTAG GTGGTCCTTCGGAGGCAATCGATTACAGATCAAAGCTGAAGATAAAGTCCTCAGTGATGTCGCGTCTGCTCTGGCTAATGTCTCTAATGTCGCTTGTCACACGCTGGGACCGTATAAGTCATTGCAGGCTAAACAAGATCTGCTCTATACCCTTCTTGAAAATGAGAGGTCGCGTCTCAAGGTCTGGCTATATCCTTTGGATCAAGAACGTAAACATTACATACCTCAGTCTTCTGGAAGCAGGAATTTCATGGAG GAGGCCACTTCTTTGTTACGGCTTGCTTGGGTTGAGCATCCCGGTTTAGCCATTCAACTTGGTGCTCGTTTCCCATCTGTGAAGCTGAAGAACGATATCCGTTGGCTATTGCTCAACTTTCCGGAAAAGGTTATCGATGAGCCCAGTAGCCTTGAAATCATGCTCGGTGCTACTCTTCCTGCAGATATCTCATTCCAGTTAAAG TATTTGCTTTACTGGGCTCCCGTGAATCCCACTGAAGCTCTGACATATTTCTTACCTGCTTATGGAAACCACCCATTCATACTGCAATATGCGATGAAAGCATTGGAAAGTCATTCAATTGACGTTCGTTTCTATTTTGTTCCACAGTTGGTCCAGGCTCTACGATATGATGCGTTAGGTTACGTAGAGCGCTATATCATGGAAACAGCTAAGCAATCTCAATTATTTGCGCACCAAGCAATTTGGAATATGAAAGCCAATTCGTACAAAGACGAGGATTCTCAAATT CCGGATCCACTCAAGCCAACCCTGGACAAATTTATGGACTCTCTTATTGCCAGTTTCACTCACGAGGAACGCGACTTCTATGAAAAGgaattctccttcttcaaTGACATCACAGGTATCTCAGGGAAGCTTCGGCCGTATATTAAAAGAAGTAAAcccgagaagaaagaaaagattgaGGAAGAGCTTCGCAAAATCAAAGTGGAGGTTGGTGTTTACCTCCCTAGCAATCCCGATGGCGTTGTTGTCGGCATCGATCGCAAGTCAGGAAAACCACTCCAAAGCCACGCAAAAGCACCATACATGGCGACTTTCAGAATCCAAAAGACGAGGACTCGGTTTGATCCAGGAGGCGTCATAAGTTCTTTCGGACAACAGACCTTGACTCAGGACCAACAGGCCCGTTTGGACTTGGAGCAAGAGACCTACGAGGTTTGGCAGTCGGCAATTTTTAAAGTCGGTGACGACTGCCGTCAGGACATGTTGGCCCTGCAGATGATTGCTGCTTTTCGGAGCATCTTCAGTAGTGTCGGGCTTGATGTTTGGGTGTTTCCCTACCGAGTAACTTCGACAGCTCCCGGATGTGGTGTTATTGATGTCCTCCCTAATTCAATTTCTCGTGACATGCTGGGCCGTGAAGCTGTGAATGGGCTTTATGATTATTTCGTCTCCAAGTACGGCGGAGAGGATTCCATTAAATTCCAGGAAGCACGTACCAATTTTGTCAAGAGCATGGCGGCCTATTCTGTTATATCCTATCTTTTACAGTTCAAGGATCGTCATAACGGGAACATCATGGTCGATGATGCCGGCCACATTATACACATTGACTTTGGATTCTGCTTCGATATTGCACCTGGAGGCGTTCGCTTCGAGCGCGCTCCGTTCAAACTCACTTCTGAAATGGTTGCCGTGATGAGCGGTACTCAACATACACATGCTCATGCCTCTGGGGGTAATTCATACAACCCTACAAGCACACAACCCTATCGGTGGTTCGAATCCTTAGTTGTGAAGGCGTTCCTTGCATCCCGCCCCTACAGTGCTAAATTATCCCACATCGTCTCCTTGATGCTTGATAGCGGCTTACCCTGTTTCAAGCCTGATACACTGAAGAATTTCCGGGACCGATTTGTTTTAGagaagagcgagagagaTGCGGCCGAATATATGCGGGAGCTTATCCGCAAATCTTACATGAGTGTCTCTACTAAGGGTTATGATCAATTTCAGTTGTTGACGAACGGCATCCCTTACTAG